In Ruminiclostridium papyrosolvens DSM 2782, the following proteins share a genomic window:
- a CDS encoding DUF2461 domain-containing protein gives MSFDGFTGEALRFLFENRMNNSKEWYDSHKPDYKKYVYNPFVELIGELVPTIMEIDSQIITIPSKLISRVRRDTRFTKDKTLYRDNVWLVFLRDKSTISTSPCFWFEISQKGSSYGVGYYGAETKSMANMREMIVSKHPLFLNALTCYESQNEFVIGGDLYKRSKFPDQPDNLKLWLDRKNIFFESVQDNFQLAFSKELPEVLKKGFLQLKPIYDFLCMVEAQF, from the coding sequence ATGAGTTTTGATGGATTTACCGGTGAAGCCTTAAGATTTCTTTTTGAGAATAGAATGAACAACAGTAAAGAATGGTACGACAGCCATAAACCCGATTATAAGAAATACGTGTATAACCCTTTTGTAGAACTAATCGGAGAGTTGGTACCTACCATAATGGAAATAGACAGCCAAATTATAACTATTCCTTCCAAATTAATTTCCAGAGTTCGCAGAGATACTCGCTTTACCAAAGATAAAACACTTTACAGAGATAATGTATGGCTTGTTTTTCTCAGGGATAAAAGTACCATTTCAACCTCCCCATGTTTCTGGTTTGAAATAAGCCAAAAGGGTTCAAGTTACGGGGTAGGATATTACGGTGCAGAAACTAAGTCAATGGCTAATATGAGGGAAATGATAGTAAGCAAACATCCTCTGTTCTTAAATGCCCTTACTTGCTACGAATCTCAAAATGAATTTGTTATTGGCGGCGATTTGTATAAGCGAAGCAAATTCCCTGACCAACCTGATAATCTGAAATTATGGCTGGACAGAAAAAATATTTTCTTTGAAAGTGTGCAGGATAACTTCCAGCTTGCGTTTTCAAAAGAATTGCCTGAGGTGTTAAAGAAAGGCTTTCTCCAGCTAAAGCCGATATACGATTTTCTATGCATGGTTGAGGCTCAATTTTAA
- the pheA gene encoding prephenate dehydratase, with protein MVKSIGYLGPCGTFSHEAAELYAQGQSCTLMEFVSIQDVLYAVKDNVISEAIVPIENSLEGAVNVTLDVLAKEEGLYIKGELILPVSLNLVVRKGTLPGDITAIMSHPQPLGQAREYLNRCYPKADQIEENSTSKAAQRVSEGDGTYAAITSRTAAKINGLDVLAADIQDVANNHTRFVIISKEYSKRTGCDKTSIVFSTDNKPGSLYRVLDIFSLWDINMTRIESRPSKNALGQYIFFIDIDGHIEDQDVYDAMTMIKRKTSFYRFIGSYPMIKGKI; from the coding sequence ATGGTAAAAAGTATTGGTTATCTTGGGCCTTGCGGAACTTTTTCACATGAAGCGGCCGAACTGTATGCGCAGGGGCAGTCCTGTACTCTAATGGAGTTTGTGTCTATTCAGGACGTTCTTTACGCAGTTAAAGACAATGTTATAAGTGAAGCAATAGTTCCAATTGAGAACTCCCTTGAAGGTGCTGTTAATGTTACGCTGGATGTATTAGCTAAAGAAGAAGGCTTATATATAAAAGGAGAACTTATACTGCCCGTTAGTCTCAATCTGGTTGTAAGAAAGGGAACTTTACCCGGGGATATAACTGCAATTATGTCACATCCTCAGCCTTTAGGGCAGGCAAGGGAATACCTGAACAGATGCTATCCTAAGGCCGATCAGATTGAGGAAAACAGTACCTCGAAAGCTGCTCAAAGGGTTTCTGAAGGTGATGGTACTTATGCGGCAATTACAAGCCGTACAGCTGCTAAAATAAACGGGCTTGACGTACTGGCAGCAGATATACAGGATGTTGCCAACAATCATACCAGATTTGTAATAATATCAAAAGAATACTCCAAAAGGACGGGCTGTGATAAGACCTCCATTGTATTTTCAACGGATAACAAGCCCGGGAGCTTGTACAGAGTATTGGATATATTCAGTCTGTGGGATATTAATATGACGAGGATTGAGTCAAGACCATCCAAAAATGCACTTGGACAATATATATTTTTTATTGATATTGATGGTCATATAGAGGATCAGGATGTTTATGATGCTATGACAATGATAAAAAGAAAAACATCATTTTACAGATTTATCGGTTCATATCCCATGATTAAGGGAAAAATATAG
- the rplI gene encoding 50S ribosomal protein L9 encodes MKVILKQDVKGLGKKEQMVEASDGYARNFLLPRGLAVEATSSNVNIMKTKKEAEAQKKDREVAQAKELAKKIKDITVTLKVKAGENGKLFGSITSKDVAEALKSQQKLDIDKKKLVMPDSLKAVGTFEVEVKLYPEINSKFTVKIESL; translated from the coding sequence ATGAAGGTTATATTAAAACAGGATGTTAAAGGTTTGGGGAAAAAAGAACAAATGGTTGAAGCAAGTGACGGATATGCAAGAAATTTTCTTCTTCCGAGAGGACTTGCAGTTGAGGCTACTTCATCAAATGTAAACATAATGAAGACAAAGAAAGAAGCAGAAGCTCAGAAGAAAGACCGTGAAGTTGCGCAGGCAAAGGAACTTGCAAAGAAGATAAAGGATATAACAGTTACTTTAAAAGTAAAAGCAGGTGAGAACGGAAAGCTTTTTGGCTCTATAACAAGCAAGGACGTTGCGGAAGCGTTAAAATCTCAGCAGAAGCTTGACATAGACAAAAAGAAATTGGTTATGCCGGATTCACTTAAAGCTGTGGGGACTTTTGAAGTTGAAGTTAAGCTTTACCCCGAAATCAACTCAAAGTTTACAGTAAAGATAGAAAGTCTTTAA
- a CDS encoding flavodoxin, which yields MKKISVIFWSGTGNTQKMAMAVAEGASCNDAEVIVKQVSDATVNDVINADVVALGCPSMGCEVLEETEMEPFVESLEKADLKGKKMVLFGSYDWGTGQWMEDWSERMSGLGAILLTEGLIIHNEPDDNGILECKELGKKLLEA from the coding sequence ATGAAAAAAATCAGTGTTATATTCTGGAGTGGTACCGGCAATACCCAGAAGATGGCTATGGCGGTAGCAGAAGGCGCTAGCTGCAATGACGCAGAGGTAATTGTCAAGCAAGTCTCGGATGCAACTGTTAATGATGTGATAAACGCAGATGTTGTCGCATTAGGATGTCCCTCAATGGGCTGTGAAGTCCTTGAGGAAACAGAAATGGAGCCCTTTGTAGAATCACTGGAAAAAGCCGACCTCAAAGGCAAGAAAATGGTGCTTTTCGGCTCATATGACTGGGGTACCGGGCAATGGATGGAGGACTGGTCTGAAAGAATGTCAGGTCTTGGTGCCATTCTTCTTACGGAAGGACTAATAATACATAATGAACCTGATGATAATGGTATTCTAGAGTGCAAAGAATTAGGCAAAAAATTGCTTGAGGCTTAA
- a CDS encoding single-stranded DNA-binding protein, translating to MNKVVLMGRLTKDPDLRYTSGNNTAVASFSLAVNRRFAREGQPQADFINIVAWDKSAEFCGKYFTKGLQVVVVGRIQTRTWDDNEGKRHYVTEVVAEETYFADSKRSGETGNGGSTQKTYSETPAASGDGFYPMDEDDELPF from the coding sequence ATGAACAAAGTTGTATTAATGGGTAGACTTACAAAAGATCCGGACCTAAGATACACCAGTGGAAACAATACGGCAGTTGCGAGTTTTTCACTTGCCGTAAACAGACGTTTTGCCAGAGAAGGACAGCCACAGGCTGATTTCATCAATATTGTTGCATGGGACAAGAGCGCAGAGTTTTGTGGAAAGTATTTCACAAAGGGATTGCAGGTTGTTGTTGTTGGTAGGATTCAGACCAGAACATGGGACGATAATGAGGGGAAGCGTCATTACGTTACAGAAGTTGTTGCAGAGGAAACTTACTTTGCAGACAGTAAACGTAGTGGTGAAACTGGTAATGGCGGCTCCACGCAGAAAACTTATTCTGAAACACCTGCCGCATCCGGTGATGGATTTTATCCAATGGATGAGGATGACGAACTGCCTTTTTAG
- a CDS encoding DHH family phosphoesterase encodes MDSRKLSRIFIPKAGFYLWVIFFLIIVITVLNPLVSIPGYILLVFLVIYNYKSTHIRNREITKYIETLTFNIDCATKDTLLNFPMPLVLAELDGTTVWYNSSFKGIFQNDTIQEETVAGLVSDLKPQMTEGDSINISSEITINNRHYSVLGNLVKLDDSNNEESVIVMLYLVDNTELIDEKKKFEDNKNTVGLVVIDNYDDLMQSMEDAVRQQLLAEIDKKVTSWISHTGGVLKKFERDKYLCIFAFKYLQELEEKRFEILETVKEINLGNKIPVTLSIGLGINAPTIVENLQNANACIDIALGRGGDHVVIKDGDNFRFFGGRTRELEKRTRVKARVIAYALRGLIDQAPSVLIMGHENADIDCLGAALGIHRIVKNRDKRVNIVLNHSNANIDAILNKMSKEPEYTNVFVGTNEALDLITKKTLLIVVDTHKPGFTEAPELLKMTDQVVIIDHHRRGADFIQDAVLSYQETYASSTCELVTELLQYVEDRIRLTNIETEALYAGIVVDTKNFIFKTGVRTFEAASYLRRQGADTVSVKQLFQNDLKTYITISNIVKDAEVVYDNIAISICPNNIKGAQLIAAQAADQLLSLSGLVAAFVLSYHNGEVVISGRSLGDINVQMILEKLGGGGHLTVAGAQIEDVTIQDAKKMLKDAIYEYIDSLAKE; translated from the coding sequence ATGGATAGCAGAAAACTATCACGGATATTTATTCCAAAGGCGGGTTTTTACCTTTGGGTAATTTTCTTTCTCATAATAGTAATAACGGTCTTAAACCCTTTGGTTTCTATACCGGGGTATATTTTGCTTGTGTTTCTGGTGATTTATAACTATAAGTCCACTCATATCAGAAACCGGGAAATAACCAAGTACATAGAGACACTTACCTTTAATATAGACTGTGCTACAAAGGACACCCTATTAAACTTTCCCATGCCTTTGGTACTAGCAGAATTAGACGGTACGACCGTGTGGTATAATTCCTCCTTCAAGGGCATATTCCAGAATGATACTATTCAGGAGGAAACAGTAGCAGGACTTGTTTCTGACTTAAAACCTCAGATGACGGAAGGGGACAGTATAAACATATCCTCTGAAATCACTATAAATAACAGACATTATTCGGTGTTGGGCAATTTGGTGAAGCTTGATGACAGTAATAACGAGGAAAGCGTTATTGTTATGCTCTATCTTGTTGACAACACTGAATTGATAGACGAAAAAAAGAAGTTTGAAGACAATAAAAATACCGTAGGACTTGTAGTAATTGATAATTATGATGATTTGATGCAAAGCATGGAGGACGCTGTCAGGCAGCAATTACTTGCGGAAATAGATAAAAAAGTTACCAGTTGGATAAGTCATACCGGAGGAGTTCTGAAGAAATTTGAAAGGGACAAATATCTTTGCATATTTGCATTCAAGTATCTGCAAGAACTGGAAGAAAAACGGTTTGAAATACTTGAAACGGTTAAGGAAATAAATCTCGGGAACAAGATTCCTGTTACGCTCAGTATCGGTTTGGGCATAAATGCTCCCACTATTGTTGAAAACCTGCAAAATGCAAATGCATGTATTGACATAGCACTGGGCAGAGGCGGGGACCATGTTGTAATAAAAGACGGCGATAATTTCCGGTTCTTCGGTGGACGTACCAGAGAACTTGAAAAAAGGACAAGGGTTAAAGCCAGAGTTATTGCATATGCCCTAAGAGGATTGATAGATCAGGCACCCTCTGTTCTTATTATGGGTCATGAAAATGCAGATATTGACTGCCTTGGAGCAGCGCTGGGCATTCATCGGATTGTAAAGAACAGGGACAAAAGAGTAAATATTGTACTGAATCATTCAAATGCAAATATAGATGCAATACTTAACAAGATGTCAAAAGAACCTGAGTATACTAATGTTTTCGTTGGTACAAATGAGGCGTTGGACCTTATAACCAAGAAAACACTTCTTATAGTAGTTGATACACATAAGCCCGGATTTACTGAGGCTCCGGAACTGTTGAAAATGACAGATCAGGTAGTAATCATAGACCATCACAGGAGAGGGGCTGACTTTATTCAAGATGCCGTACTTTCCTATCAGGAGACCTATGCATCATCAACTTGTGAGTTGGTAACAGAGCTTCTGCAATACGTTGAAGACAGGATAAGGCTTACCAACATTGAGACGGAAGCTCTATACGCAGGAATCGTTGTAGATACAAAGAATTTTATATTTAAAACAGGTGTAAGAACCTTTGAAGCAGCGTCATACCTGAGAAGACAGGGAGCAGATACGGTATCGGTTAAACAGTTATTCCAGAATGATTTGAAAACTTACATTACTATCTCAAATATAGTAAAAGACGCAGAAGTAGTGTATGATAATATTGCAATATCCATTTGTCCCAACAATATCAAGGGTGCGCAGCTTATAGCAGCTCAGGCTGCAGATCAGTTGTTGAGTCTTTCGGGACTTGTAGCTGCATTCGTTTTGAGTTACCATAATGGAGAGGTTGTTATAAGCGGAAGATCCCTTGGTGATATAAATGTACAGATGATCTTGGAAAAGCTTGGTGGAGGCGGACATCTGACAGTGGCAGGTGCTCAGATTGAGGATGTAACCATACAGGATGCAAAGAAAATGCTTAAAGATGCTATTTACGAATATATAGACAGCCTTGCAAAGGAATAA
- a CDS encoding MazG-like family protein encodes MAQFDNQIDITRNVKIIEWLKSELLTDVANLFKALVNGFREEVSETLADTIANIILICYLLGKRFGINYKTIEMKIDSKIRLGLVENHDVEKYYGDLSELAKHLNVSRSGRQGT; translated from the coding sequence ATGGCACAGTTTGACAATCAAATTGATATAACAAGAAATGTTAAGATTATTGAATGGCTTAAAAGCGAACTGCTTACTGATGTAGCAAATTTGTTTAAAGCACTTGTAAACGGCTTTAGGGAAGAGGTTTCGGAAACACTTGCTGATACCATTGCAAATATTATTTTAATATGTTACCTTCTTGGAAAGCGGTTTGGTATTAATTATAAGACTATTGAAATGAAAATAGACAGTAAGATTAGGCTCGGTCTTGTGGAGAATCACGATGTTGAGAAATATTACGGAGATTTGTCAGAGCTGGCAAAACACCTTAATGTATCAAGATCCGGAAGGCAGGGGACTTAA
- the rpsR gene encoding 30S ribosomal protein S18, translating to MPGPKRDNRRNDRDSYDKGEGKGGMRMRRVKKKVCSFCVDKATDIDYKDVAKIRKYVSERGKILPRRISGNCAKHQRQLTVAVKRARHIALLPYTAE from the coding sequence ATGCCAGGACCAAAGAGAGATAACAGAAGAAACGACAGAGATTCTTATGATAAGGGCGAAGGTAAGGGCGGCATGAGAATGAGAAGAGTTAAGAAGAAGGTTTGCTCATTCTGTGTTGACAAAGCTACTGATATAGATTACAAGGATGTTGCTAAAATCAGAAAGTATGTTTCTGAAAGAGGTAAGATTCTTCCTAGAAGAATATCAGGAAACTGCGCTAAGCACCAACGTCAGTTAACAGTTGCGGTTAAGAGAGCAAGACATATTGCTTTACTTCCATACACTGCTGAATAA
- the rpsF gene encoding 30S ribosomal protein S6, whose protein sequence is MLKKYETIFIINSEVGEEATKALVEKFKTLLETSAQLENIDEWGKRKLAYEIDDKIDGYYVLANFSSSPDFPAELERIYKITEGILKYIIIKKD, encoded by the coding sequence ATGTTAAAGAAGTATGAAACTATCTTTATTATCAATTCAGAAGTTGGCGAGGAAGCTACAAAGGCTCTCGTAGAAAAGTTCAAAACTTTACTAGAAACTTCAGCTCAGCTGGAAAACATAGATGAATGGGGTAAGAGAAAGTTGGCTTACGAAATCGATGATAAGATTGACGGGTATTATGTGCTTGCGAACTTTTCATCAAGCCCGGATTTCCCTGCTGAATTAGAAAGAATCTACAAAATCACTGAAGGAATTCTCAAGTATATCATAATAAAGAAGGATTAG
- a CDS encoding AraC family transcriptional regulator → MDKEMLKEKVMHGDDNFPIGIHKTDIDKGRDNILYLHWHEGFEYLTVTKGRAVFKVDDLEIEVSKGEGIFINSNVLHSAHSINEEECSFFAVVCHPAFLSSYINDCINQRFINPILNHSLYFPIHLKKDVDWQRNILLLLTQVYDINKEKEFGYELLLKSKIYEIWFECIKNAKKSINKGSNTSYKTERMKVVLNYIHENYFNKIVVSEFASLVHMSDEHFCRFFKAMTHFTLVSYVNRYRIERSCVFLSQTNKKISEIAGDVGFGDISYFNKVFRKIMGCTPVDYRLSQ, encoded by the coding sequence ATGGATAAAGAAATGTTAAAAGAAAAAGTAATGCACGGAGATGATAATTTCCCCATCGGAATTCATAAAACAGACATTGATAAAGGCAGAGATAATATCCTTTACTTGCATTGGCATGAAGGCTTCGAATACTTAACGGTAACTAAAGGAAGGGCTGTTTTTAAGGTTGATGATTTAGAGATAGAAGTTTCTAAAGGAGAGGGTATTTTTATTAATTCAAATGTCTTACATTCTGCTCATTCTATAAATGAAGAGGAATGTTCTTTTTTTGCTGTTGTATGTCATCCAGCCTTCCTTTCCAGCTATATAAATGACTGTATCAACCAAAGATTTATAAATCCGATTTTGAATCATTCGCTTTATTTTCCAATACATTTAAAAAAGGATGTGGACTGGCAAAGAAATATTTTGCTATTGTTGACACAAGTATATGATATCAATAAGGAAAAAGAGTTTGGATATGAACTCCTCCTTAAAAGTAAGATATATGAAATATGGTTTGAATGTATAAAAAATGCTAAAAAATCTATTAATAAGGGTTCCAATACGAGTTACAAAACTGAACGGATGAAAGTAGTGTTAAATTATATACATGAAAATTACTTTAATAAAATAGTTGTATCCGAATTTGCAAGCTTAGTGCATATGAGCGATGAACATTTTTGTAGATTTTTTAAGGCAATGACACACTTTACACTGGTTTCATATGTTAACCGTTATCGGATAGAAAGAAGCTGTGTGTTCCTAAGCCAAACAAATAAGAAAATATCAGAAATTGCTGGTGATGTGGGCTTTGGAGATATAAGTTATTTTAATAAGGTTTTTCGAAAAATAATGGGATGCACTCCGGTTGACTATCGCTTATCTCAATAG
- a CDS encoding DUF3793 family protein — MKINSVDFINKINALPDRDYLLSMIYFSAAPTIKGNKPSTLVTFTKNKRNLYDLWNTHKEFICNRLDMEYVQLRERHNSVRVLFYKRELMEKCLFKKECRDFLNSMGYDSETTLEECIAKLKNRFEYICPHEIGIFLGIPVEDVIGFIINNGENSIICKYWKVYHNPENARLLFDSYDKARECVKSLLISL, encoded by the coding sequence ATGAAAATAAATTCTGTTGATTTTATAAATAAAATAAATGCTCTTCCCGACCGGGACTACCTGCTTTCAATGATTTACTTTTCAGCAGCTCCAACTATAAAAGGAAATAAACCTTCTACCCTTGTAACCTTTACTAAAAATAAAAGAAACTTATACGATTTATGGAATACTCACAAAGAATTTATATGCAATCGACTTGATATGGAATACGTACAGCTTAGGGAAAGACACAACAGCGTCAGGGTTTTGTTTTATAAAAGAGAACTCATGGAAAAATGTCTTTTCAAGAAGGAGTGCAGAGATTTTTTGAATTCCATGGGATATGACTCTGAAACAACCTTGGAGGAATGCATAGCAAAATTAAAGAATAGGTTTGAATACATTTGTCCTCATGAAATAGGAATTTTTTTAGGTATTCCTGTTGAAGATGTAATCGGATTTATTATAAACAACGGGGAAAACAGTATAATATGCAAGTACTGGAAGGTTTATCATAACCCTGAGAATGCACGCCTTCTTTTTGACAGCTACGACAAAGCCAGAGAATGTGTGAAAAGTTTACTTATCTCACTATAA
- a CDS encoding DUF2007 domain-containing protein: MDNQQEQYNWKYLKTADNEFEFNIIKGKLEENGIACVGQGKDLGLIDSTLLNVILGPCVPIDIKVPEDRYQEALEIINTEVSDEELEKQALDFGKTDDETENEDDK, translated from the coding sequence ATGGATAACCAACAGGAGCAATATAACTGGAAGTATCTTAAAACAGCGGATAATGAGTTTGAGTTTAATATAATTAAAGGAAAGCTCGAGGAAAATGGGATTGCATGTGTAGGACAAGGAAAGGATTTGGGCCTTATTGACAGTACTCTGTTAAATGTTATACTGGGGCCTTGTGTTCCTATAGATATAAAAGTACCGGAGGACAGGTACCAAGAAGCACTTGAGATAATTAATACAGAAGTAAGTGATGAAGAACTGGAAAAGCAGGCACTGGATTTCGGCAAAACAGATGACGAAACTGAAAATGAAGATGATAAATAG
- a CDS encoding DUF2325 domain-containing protein: MSIVLVGGHDRMHDEYKQICCKRGHRVKIYTQMPARFDKVIGTPDGIVLFTGTVSHKMILTALREAKKKKISVFRSHTSSASSLEELLAKMESTDGVVCPS, translated from the coding sequence ATGAGTATAGTATTAGTAGGCGGCCATGACAGAATGCATGATGAATATAAACAAATATGTTGTAAACGGGGACACCGTGTAAAGATTTATACTCAAATGCCTGCAAGATTTGATAAGGTAATAGGAACCCCTGACGGAATAGTCTTATTTACAGGTACAGTTTCCCATAAAATGATTCTTACTGCCCTTAGGGAGGCAAAGAAAAAGAAAATCAGTGTTTTTAGAAGTCATACAAGTAGTGCCAGCTCTCTTGAAGAGCTTTTAGCAAAAATGGAAAGTACAGATGGTGTAGTCTGTCCCTCTTAA
- a CDS encoding TIM-barrel domain-containing protein, which translates to MIFYENDNAIIGRNENETLRVEAWGNNALRVQSTMYPKLNPEDWALSYIEPTNVNISIGEDQAEITNGRIKAVITKFGQITFFKDGCMILNEYYRAFGSTSKHSPCMKIKAREFKPIVGGDYSLTLRFESNEHEKFFGMGQYQHPNLDLKGCILELAQRNSQASIPFALSSLGYGFLWNNPAIGNTTFGANYTEWKAEVTDQMDYWITADETPKKIIENYTEVTGRAPIMPDNVMGLWQCKLRYRTQQEVLDVAREYHKRGIPLDVIVIDFFHWIRQGDWSFDPKYWPDPKGMVEELHKMGTRCMVSIWPTVDKNSVNYQEMREKGLLIRTEAGSRQTFDFLGDTQIYDATNPEAREFIWNKAKQNYYDYGIDLFWLDEAEPEYTAYDFDHYRYYLGPNIKVGNIYPKLHSKAFYDGMTSEGRDDIINLVRCAWVGSQKYAALVWSGDINSTFESLRDQFAAGLNMGIAGIPWWVSDTGGFISNIEDEHFTELLIRWFQYAAFCPVLRMHGDRGPHTIEPLEENTIGGGFCFTGQPNELWSFGDKAYCIMKKYLDIRLGLKSYIKDLMTDAHKTGSPILRTMFYEFPEDEYCWTIKDQYMFGAKYLVAPVLYQGITSREVYLPEGKWRNINDNVVYEGKRIIRANAPLEFIPVFELIQHT; encoded by the coding sequence TTGATTTTTTATGAAAATGATAATGCGATTATCGGACGAAATGAAAATGAGACGCTTAGAGTTGAAGCTTGGGGTAACAATGCATTAAGAGTTCAATCAACAATGTATCCTAAATTAAACCCGGAAGATTGGGCATTGTCGTACATTGAGCCAACAAATGTAAATATATCCATTGGTGAAGATCAAGCTGAGATAACAAACGGAAGAATTAAAGCAGTAATCACTAAATTTGGGCAGATTACTTTTTTCAAAGATGGGTGCATGATTCTAAATGAATATTACAGAGCTTTTGGCAGTACCAGTAAACATAGCCCTTGTATGAAAATCAAGGCAAGAGAATTTAAACCGATTGTTGGGGGTGACTACAGCCTTACACTTAGATTTGAAAGCAATGAACATGAAAAGTTCTTCGGAATGGGGCAATATCAACATCCCAATCTTGATCTTAAAGGATGCATCCTTGAACTGGCCCAGCGAAATTCTCAAGCAAGTATTCCTTTTGCACTTTCCAGCTTAGGTTACGGATTTTTATGGAATAATCCGGCTATCGGAAATACTACCTTCGGTGCCAATTATACCGAGTGGAAAGCTGAAGTTACCGACCAGATGGATTATTGGATAACTGCAGATGAAACTCCTAAAAAAATAATTGAAAACTATACGGAAGTAACCGGCAGAGCACCTATTATGCCGGATAACGTAATGGGACTATGGCAGTGCAAACTTCGTTACCGAACTCAACAAGAGGTTCTGGATGTGGCAAGGGAGTATCACAAACGTGGAATACCTCTGGATGTTATTGTTATTGATTTTTTTCACTGGATCCGTCAGGGTGATTGGAGTTTTGACCCAAAATATTGGCCAGATCCAAAGGGTATGGTTGAGGAACTCCACAAGATGGGGACCAGATGTATGGTATCTATCTGGCCAACAGTAGACAAAAACAGTGTTAATTATCAGGAGATGCGAGAGAAGGGATTGCTGATTAGAACCGAAGCAGGCTCCCGTCAGACATTTGACTTTTTGGGAGATACCCAGATTTACGATGCAACCAATCCGGAAGCAAGAGAATTTATCTGGAATAAGGCAAAGCAGAATTACTATGACTATGGAATCGATTTATTTTGGCTTGATGAAGCTGAACCAGAGTATACAGCATATGACTTTGATCATTACAGGTATTATCTTGGGCCAAATATCAAGGTTGGAAATATATACCCAAAGCTACATTCAAAAGCATTTTATGATGGTATGACATCTGAAGGCAGGGATGATATTATTAATCTGGTTCGCTGTGCTTGGGTTGGCAGTCAGAAGTACGCTGCTCTTGTTTGGTCCGGAGATATCAACTCTACCTTTGAGTCATTGCGGGATCAATTTGCTGCAGGTTTGAACATGGGGATTGCAGGAATTCCCTGGTGGGTTTCTGATACAGGTGGTTTTATTTCTAATATTGAAGACGAGCATTTTACTGAATTGCTTATAAGATGGTTTCAATACGCGGCATTTTGCCCTGTTCTGCGTATGCATGGCGACCGTGGACCTCATACAATTGAACCTCTTGAAGAAAATACCATTGGTGGCGGCTTTTGCTTTACCGGACAGCCAAATGAATTATGGAGTTTTGGAGATAAAGCATATTGTATAATGAAAAAATATCTTGATATAAGGCTTGGATTAAAATCCTATATTAAGGATTTAATGACGGATGCTCATAAGACAGGTTCACCTATACTAAGAACAATGTTTTATGAATTCCCTGAGGATGAGTATTGTTGGACCATTAAAGATCAGTATATGTTTGGAGCCAAGTACCTTGTGGCACCAGTTTTATATCAGGGTATCACAAGCAGGGAGGTTTATCTTCCGGAAGGAAAATGGAGAAATATAAATGATAATGTTGTTTATGAAGGCAAACGAATAATTCGTGCAAATGCACCATTGGAATTTATTCCGGTATTCGAACTTATACAGCATACCTAA